One Rhododendron vialii isolate Sample 1 chromosome 2a, ASM3025357v1 genomic region harbors:
- the LOC131310550 gene encoding disease resistance protein RPM1-like yields MGGLGKTTLTKKVYDNTTVKRHFQNHAWITVSESFKVEELLKDMIRVLFEDVRQPLPRRMDNMDPNSLKGTINAFLQQKRYVLVLDDVWGIHAWQVLRIILPECNCGSRVILTTRNVDLASFASEEYHGMVYNLKPLPLRESWALFCSKTFKENSCPSYLEDLSKDILKKCEGLPLAIVAISGLLSTKHKSLNEWERIYRGLGAELEGNDKLMSMTKILSLSYFDLPYYLKLCFLYLSIFPEDCLIDYWRLIRLWAAEGFIEVKEGMTREEVAEGYLNELINRSLVQVVEVRRDGKRFNAYRIHDLWREMIIAKSREQNIVIITSARSRAWPEKLRRLSVHHKLEDIQQSICFTRLRSLLVFSATDSLSMLSKVASLGKGVRLLTVLDLRGAQLETFPHEVVKLLNLTYLSLRGTNVKVIPKAIGKLKKLETLDLKGTNVIELPDDILKLQHLRHLLLYRYNDAHCYSPFHGTIGFKAPAGIGSLLYLQKLCAVEANQGSNSGIVLREVGKLTELRRLFILRLQKEDGTVLCSSLEKLNNLRSLCVVAIEEDEIIDLDSLSLPPRLLQTLYLRGRLDKIPHWIPSLHNLKRLGLGWSKLKDVVPLQSVQDLPNLLDLELGSAYEGDELLFKAGWFQKLKYLRLVHFVRLKWVRVESSSMPLLEELVLQDCKLMMELPSGVEHLANLKYLNLSDMCETFISSLNKDLQGGDYWKIAHVLEVWIWDSKSGFWTGGYL; encoded by the coding sequence ATGGGCGGATTGGGCAAAACCACCCTTACAAAAAAAGTATATGACAACACAACAGTGAAGAGGCACTTCCAGAACCATGCTTGGATAACTGTTTCTGAATCATTCAAGGTTGAAGAGCTTTTAAAAGACATGATTCGAGTTCTCTTTGAAGATGTTAGGCAACCACTCCCACGACGAATGGACAATATGGATCCAAACAGCTTGAAAGGTACAATTAATGCATTTTTGCAGCAAAAGAGGTATGTGCTTGTTTTGGATGATGTATGGGGAATTCACGCATGGCAAGTTTTAAGAATCATACTTCCTGAATGCAATTGTGGCAGTCGAGTAATTTTGACAACAAGAAATGTAGATTTAGCTTCTTTTGCTAGTGAAGAATATCATGGCATGGTGTATAATCTCAAGCCCTTGCCTCTCAGAGAGTCATGGGCCCTGTTTTGCTCAAAGACATTCAAGGAGAATTCTTGTCCTTCATATTTGGAAGATTTGTCAAAAGACATCTTGAAAAAATGTGAGGGGTTACCACTTGCAATAGTAGCAATTAGTGGTCTGTTATCAACAAAACATAAGAGTTTGAATGAGTGGGAGAGGATTTACCGTGGCCTTGGTGCAGAACTAGAAGGAAATGACAAACTCATGAGCATGACTAAGATATTGTCCCTTAGTTACTTTGATTTGCCTTACTATCTCAAGTTATGTTTTTTGTACTTAAGTATTTTTCCAGAAGATTGTCTCATTGATTACTGGAGATTAATTCGGTTGTGGGCAGCGGAAGGATTTATAGAAGTGAAAGAAGGAATGACAAGAGAAGAAGTTGCTGAGGGCTACCTCAATGAGCTAATTAACAGAAGTTTAGTTCAAGTGGTAGAGGTGAGGAGGGACGGGAAAAGGTTCAATGCTTATCGAATCCATGACCTTTGGCGTGAAATGATAATTGCGAAGTCAAGAGAGCAAAACATTGTCATAATAACAAGTGCAAGAAGCCGAGCATGGCCTGAGAAATTGCGACGCCTCTCGGTCCACCACAAATTGGAAGATATTCAACAAAGCATTTGTTTcactcgccttcgttctttgctCGTGTTCAGCGCAACAGATTCGTTGTCCATGTTGTCAAAGGTTGCATCCTTAGGCAAAGGTGTAAGGCTACTAACTGTGTTAGACTTGAGAGGAGCACAATTAGAAACATTCCCGCATGAAGTTGTGAAACTCCTTAATCTTACTTATTTAAGTTTGAGGGGGACAAATGTAAAAGTGATCCCGAAAGCGATTGGAAAGCTCAAGAAGCTAGAAACGTTGGATCTGAAAGGTACGAATGTCATTGAGTTGCCTGATGATATCTTGAAGCTCCAACATCTTCGCCATCTCTTGTTGTATCGCTACAACGATGCCCATTGTTATTCACCATTTCATGGTACAATTGGCTTCAAAGCCCCGGCGGGAATAGGAAGTTTGTTGTACTTGCAGAAACTATGTGCTGTTGAAGCAAACCAAGGGAGTAATAGTGGCATTGTGCTAAGAGAGGTGGGGAAGCTAACTGAACTTAGGAGATTGTTCATTTTAAGGCTACAGAAGGAAGATGGGACGGTGCTATGTTCATCCCTTGAGAAGCTAAACAACCTTCGCTCGTTGTGCGTTGTGGCAATAGAAGAAGATGAGATCATTGATCTAGATTCTTTGTCTTTGCCGCCTCGACTTCTTCAAACACTCTATCTAAGAGGACGTTTGGATAAGATACCGCACTGGATACCATCTCTTCATAACTTGAAaaggttagggttagggtggAGTAAGTTAAAAGATGTTGTTCCACTGCAATCTGTTCAAGATTTGCCCAATTTGCTTGACCTTGAACTTGGTTCTGCGTATGAAGGAGATGAATTACTTTTCAAGGCTGGTTGGTTTCAGAAGCTTAAATATTTGCGGTTGGTTCACTTTGTAAGATTGAAATGGGTGAGAGTGGAGTCTAGCTCGATGCCTCTTCTTGAAGAGCTAGTTCTCCAAGACTGTAAATTGATGATGGAGTTGCCCTCGGGTGTTGAACATCTGGCCAACCTTAAATATCTTAACTTGAGTGATATGTGTGAAACATTCATTTCGAGCTTGAATAAAGACTTACAAGGTGGGGACTATTGGAAAATTGCACATGTCCTTGAGGTTTGGATTTGGGACTCAAAATCTGGTTTTTGGACTGGTGGTTATCTATAA